From a single Bacillus pseudomycoides DSM 12442 genomic region:
- a CDS encoding SDR family oxidoreductase, translated as MKIINKVAIIGANGKAGKYLITQALQEGYFVRILTRNPQIFKISHKHLEVVKGDARDISAIRRLLQGCKAVINAVGKPKKESYIFSTVTNHILKVMEEYRIKRYILVSGGSLDVQRDQKSILNKLGAMLFRVFLSNMMKDKYKELQVIQNSNVDWTIVRLPFVVDGQGSGKIKESIRDLPGIKIQNGDIAPFVIKQINDEMYSRKCPFISN; from the coding sequence ATGAAAATAATAAATAAAGTAGCAATTATTGGTGCAAACGGAAAGGCTGGTAAATACCTTATAACTCAAGCACTACAAGAAGGATACTTTGTACGTATTCTCACACGAAATCCACAAATATTTAAAATATCGCATAAACATTTGGAAGTTGTAAAAGGAGATGCTCGCGATATTTCTGCAATACGTCGATTACTACAAGGCTGCAAGGCTGTTATTAATGCAGTGGGGAAACCTAAAAAAGAATCATATATATTTAGTACGGTGACAAATCATATTTTAAAAGTAATGGAAGAATACAGAATCAAGCGATATATTCTTGTTTCTGGAGGATCATTGGATGTACAAAGAGATCAAAAGAGTATATTAAATAAACTAGGAGCAATGTTATTTCGTGTGTTTCTTTCGAATATGATGAAAGATAAGTATAAGGAATTACAAGTGATACAAAATAGCAATGTGGATTGGACTATTGTGCGGTTACCTTTTGTTGTAGACGGACAAGGGAGTGGTAAAATCAAAGAGAGTATCAGAGATTTACCAGGGATTAAAATTCAAAATGGAGATATTGCGCCGTTTGTTATAAAGCAAATTAATGATGAAATGTATAGCAGAAAATGTCCATTTATTTCAAATTAG
- a CDS encoding PLP-dependent aminotransferase family protein, producing the protein MYKYLNVLNDLESMIQKGEIKEGRKLPSIRSLVSQYECNKATIIRALHELEKRHIIYSVPQSGYYVVKKMGDYEEDETENFDFASSAPDPDVFPYLDFQHCINKAIDTYKNDLFIYGTPKGLPSLISIVQKQLANYQVFAKEENIFITSGVQQALVILTSIPFPNQNETILIEQPSYHLFIEYLETNRTPVIGIKRTAKGIHLFELEKIFRTGKIKFFYTIPRFHHPLGTSYSKKEKEKIISLAKKYNVFIVEDDYLADLEQNPKVDPLYSYDNSSHVIYLKSYSKIIFPGLRVGVAVIPASIAEAFHKYKKLLDIDSSMISQAALEIYIKSGMFERHKQKIQLSYYARSKALSGALEEAYKENQHLFCKTESKIGIHTCLSLHKSIVTETLIKNLGQNQIFIETVDKNYLSSFRKEKLLKLNVSNMKEDKIRIGIHRVIEEMKQVNRVDFHFKKD; encoded by the coding sequence ATGTATAAATATTTAAATGTATTAAATGATTTAGAAAGCATGATTCAAAAAGGAGAGATAAAAGAAGGTAGGAAATTACCGTCTATACGTTCACTCGTATCACAATATGAGTGCAACAAAGCAACCATTATACGTGCACTTCATGAATTAGAGAAGCGCCATATTATTTATTCCGTACCTCAAAGTGGATATTATGTGGTGAAAAAAATGGGGGATTATGAAGAAGATGAAACAGAGAATTTTGATTTTGCATCTTCAGCTCCAGATCCTGATGTATTTCCTTACTTAGATTTTCAACATTGTATTAATAAGGCAATTGATACGTATAAGAATGATTTGTTTATATATGGTACACCTAAAGGGCTGCCATCTTTAATTTCAATTGTGCAAAAACAACTAGCGAACTATCAAGTTTTCGCAAAAGAAGAAAATATCTTTATCACCTCAGGAGTGCAGCAAGCTCTAGTTATATTAACTTCAATACCCTTTCCAAATCAAAATGAAACGATACTTATTGAGCAACCGAGTTATCACTTATTTATTGAATATCTAGAAACAAATCGTACTCCTGTAATCGGAATAAAACGCACTGCTAAAGGTATTCATTTATTTGAGTTAGAAAAGATATTTCGAACGGGAAAGATAAAATTCTTTTATACCATCCCAAGATTTCATCATCCACTCGGCACTTCATATTCTAAGAAGGAAAAAGAAAAGATTATTTCTCTCGCAAAGAAATACAATGTATTTATAGTAGAAGATGATTATTTAGCAGATTTAGAACAAAACCCAAAGGTAGATCCACTATATAGTTACGATAATTCTTCACATGTAATCTATCTAAAAAGTTATTCGAAGATTATTTTCCCTGGATTACGTGTAGGTGTGGCAGTTATTCCTGCTTCTATTGCAGAAGCGTTTCATAAATATAAAAAGCTATTAGATATTGATAGTTCAATGATTTCCCAAGCTGCTTTAGAAATTTACATAAAAAGCGGGATGTTTGAACGACACAAACAAAAAATCCAATTGTCATATTACGCTAGATCTAAGGCGTTATCTGGAGCATTAGAAGAAGCTTATAAAGAAAATCAACATCTGTTTTGTAAAACAGAAAGCAAAATAGGAATACATACGTGCTTATCATTACATAAAAGTATTGTCACGGAAACGCTTATTAAAAACTTAGGGCAAAATCAAATATTTATAGAGACTGTTGATAAAAATTATTTGTCTTCTTTCCGTAAAGAAAAACTTTTAAAACTGAATGTATCAAATATGAAAGAAGATAAAATTAGGATAGGAATTCATAGAGTAATCGAGGAAATGAAACAAGTAAATCGTGTAGATTTCCATTTTAAGAAAGACTAA
- a CDS encoding DUF3947 family protein: MNMNVPYFNNEIRVPAVTYTSAQGTLQSVQQALQAQVQTMQMQGMHFDYPSVQYYYPTYMTQNGIYFSTIPIGAVYNL; encoded by the coding sequence ATGAATATGAATGTTCCATATTTTAACAATGAAATTCGAGTTCCTGCTGTAACATATACTTCAGCACAAGGTACACTTCAATCTGTTCAGCAGGCATTACAAGCGCAGGTACAAACAATGCAGATGCAAGGTATGCATTTTGACTATCCGTCTGTACAATATTATTATCCTACGTATATGACTCAGAATGGGATATATTTTTCAACAATTCCAATTGGTGCTGTGTACAATTTATAA
- a CDS encoding GNAT family N-acetyltransferase: MNIEMVFGDFPVLESVNLVLRKIEEVHLQELYSIYDNDKVFEYCGIIPKHNLQTVRKMIGHFDRDYHKKSRIKWGIFQKNQSDKLVGIIESMDFNQKVNMVSIGYFLAEDYWGKGIATESVRMVVKFLFEEVNVNRIQAEVMPVNEVSKKVLLKNGFIKEGVLRQASLWSGKGVIDLEIYGILKEDYIQNFN; the protein is encoded by the coding sequence ATGAATATTGAAATGGTTTTTGGAGATTTCCCAGTATTGGAATCTGTTAATCTAGTATTAAGAAAAATCGAAGAGGTACACTTACAGGAATTATATTCGATCTACGACAATGACAAGGTATTTGAATATTGCGGTATCATTCCTAAACATAACTTACAAACGGTAAGAAAGATGATTGGTCATTTTGATAGGGATTATCATAAAAAAAGCAGAATTAAATGGGGTATCTTTCAGAAGAATCAAAGTGATAAATTGGTTGGAATTATTGAATCTATGGATTTTAATCAAAAAGTGAACATGGTATCTATTGGATACTTTTTGGCAGAGGATTATTGGGGTAAGGGCATTGCAACTGAATCTGTTCGTATGGTAGTAAAATTTTTATTTGAAGAAGTTAATGTAAACAGAATTCAAGCGGAGGTCATGCCTGTAAACGAGGTTTCAAAGAAAGTCCTCTTAAAGAACGGTTTTATAAAAGAAGGGGTGTTAAGACAAGCTTCTTTATGGTCTGGTAAAGGAGTGATTGATTTAGAAATATATGGAATCCTTAAAGAGGACTACATACAAAATTTCAATTAA
- a CDS encoding GNAT family N-acetyltransferase, translating into MFHYKKCSEADIDLVYEAFRDGFSDYIIKMEVSKEDFIKRFFGPEGNKLEYSYIALDENKSIGVILGGIKEYESIKTMRCGTLALHPDYRGVGVSHKLFEFHKEEAIKNGCQQLFLEVIVGNDRAIQFYTKLGYEKVYDLSYYNLRDTSILTSKSVQNIEIRKIKFGEFQNGIQKWLNFHINWQNDIDYMEKTENNTYYGAYINDDLKGCICVSDNGKISLLFVDKKYRRIRVATSLLQTVSKELQLPSLSIGFPNNGLLEGFVKKCGFEKSSLAQYEMYYTL; encoded by the coding sequence ATGTTTCATTATAAAAAATGTAGCGAAGCAGATATAGATTTAGTATACGAAGCTTTTCGAGATGGTTTTTCTGATTACATTATAAAGATGGAAGTTTCAAAAGAAGACTTTATAAAAAGATTTTTCGGTCCAGAAGGTAATAAACTTGAGTATTCTTATATAGCGTTGGATGAAAATAAATCAATTGGAGTTATACTTGGTGGAATTAAAGAATATGAAAGTATAAAAACAATGCGATGTGGCACATTAGCGCTTCATCCGGACTATCGTGGGGTTGGCGTTAGTCATAAATTATTTGAATTTCATAAAGAAGAAGCGATAAAAAATGGATGTCAGCAACTTTTTCTTGAAGTCATTGTCGGTAATGATAGAGCGATTCAATTTTATACGAAGTTAGGGTATGAAAAAGTATATGATCTGTCTTACTATAATTTGAGGGACACTTCTATTTTGACAAGTAAGAGTGTACAAAATATAGAAATAAGGAAAATTAAGTTTGGCGAATTTCAAAACGGGATACAAAAATGGTTAAACTTCCATATAAATTGGCAAAATGATATCGATTATATGGAGAAAACTGAAAATAATACGTATTATGGAGCTTATATTAATGATGATTTAAAAGGATGTATATGTGTTAGTGACAATGGTAAGATAAGTTTATTATTTGTTGATAAAAAATATAGAAGAATTAGAGTGGCTACAAGTCTATTACAAACTGTAAGCAAAGAATTACAGCTTCCCAGTCTTTCTATTGGATTCCCTAATAATGGTTTACTTGAAGGATTTGTAAAAAAATGCGGATTCGAGAAGAGTTCGTTGGCTCAGTATGAAATGTATTATACATTGTAA
- a CDS encoding DMT family transporter, whose protein sequence is MKNTTKAYTAALVYAFIIGFSFMFVKLALTVTTPLDTLAHRFTVAFLIATIPIIFGFVKLNISFKNILSLLPLAIFYPALFFAFQAVGLVYTSSSEAGIIQAVIPIFTMIFASYFLKEFTNAWQKISVLISVIGVIYIFVMNGTGTHETGFIGVAFILLSALSSACYNVLAQKMTKKFKLIDLTYMMTMIGFLSFNLIAIIEHMNEGTVNIYFKPFTNGTFLISILYLGLLSSLLTAFLLNYSLSYMEAAKMSVFSNLSTLITIIAGVLFLHEQIAYYHIVGTIMIVLGIVGTNFLGKKGIHIKEKNTSISK, encoded by the coding sequence ATGAAAAACACAACTAAAGCATATACAGCCGCATTAGTATATGCCTTTATTATCGGATTTTCATTTATGTTTGTGAAATTAGCATTAACGGTTACAACTCCTCTCGATACACTTGCACACCGTTTTACAGTTGCTTTTTTAATAGCAACTATTCCTATCATTTTTGGTTTTGTAAAATTAAATATTTCATTTAAAAACATACTTTCACTTTTACCACTAGCAATCTTTTACCCAGCATTATTCTTTGCGTTCCAGGCTGTCGGCTTAGTATATACAAGCTCGTCTGAAGCTGGGATTATCCAAGCTGTCATTCCGATATTCACAATGATTTTCGCTTCTTACTTTTTAAAAGAATTTACAAATGCATGGCAAAAAATATCTGTACTCATTTCTGTAATTGGTGTTATTTATATATTTGTTATGAATGGCACAGGAACTCATGAGACTGGTTTTATAGGAGTTGCTTTTATTCTGCTATCAGCGTTATCATCTGCTTGCTACAATGTTTTAGCACAAAAAATGACAAAGAAATTTAAGTTAATAGACTTAACATATATGATGACAATGATTGGGTTTCTTAGTTTCAATTTAATCGCTATCATTGAACATATGAATGAAGGTACTGTAAATATATACTTTAAACCATTTACAAACGGAACATTTCTTATATCTATTTTATATTTAGGATTATTGTCTTCTTTGCTAACAGCATTTTTATTAAATTATTCATTGTCTTATATGGAAGCAGCTAAAATGAGTGTCTTTAGTAATCTATCTACACTTATTACAATTATTGCAGGAGTATTATTCTTACACGAACAAATTGCATACTATCATATCGTTGGGACCATAATGATTGTTCTTGGTATAGTAGGTACAAACTTCCTAGGTAAAAAAGGAATTCATATAAAAGAAAAGAATACCTCTATTAGTAAATAA
- a CDS encoding spore germination protein, whose amino-acid sequence MPSVVGNLVVQNSNGSFNLGDFYNVSPKENTKAYNGSGSSNVAFVTNTFNGVSATNTFDSDVADQNQVGTA is encoded by the coding sequence ATGCCCTCTGTTGTCGGAAATCTTGTTGTTCAAAATAGTAACGGTTCTTTTAACTTAGGTGATTTCTATAATGTTTCTCCGAAAGAGAATACAAAAGCCTATAATGGTTCAGGATCATCTAATGTTGCTTTTGTAACTAATACCTTTAACGGTGTGAGTGCAACGAATACATTTGATTCTGATGTTGCAGATCAAAATCAAGTTGGAACAGCTTAA
- a CDS encoding SRPBCC family protein, producing MLALIEKIDNEYVAQFNRSLNHAVEQVWAVLTENDKLARWMPNLYVENLRKGGIIKFDMMDGSGNFIDINILDCQVNSVLEFTWGEDRVRFEVHKNPDGCLLILKEFIHEINEHTPKDLSGWHICLEIFSAVLDGHDMDFPKDEWEKWYKRYKLVINKIENNDLN from the coding sequence ATGTTAGCTCTAATAGAGAAAATAGATAATGAATATGTAGCTCAATTTAACCGTTCATTAAATCATGCAGTAGAACAAGTTTGGGCTGTATTAACAGAGAATGATAAACTAGCAAGATGGATGCCAAACCTTTATGTAGAGAATCTACGAAAAGGAGGTATTATAAAATTTGATATGATGGATGGCTCAGGGAATTTTATTGATATCAATATTTTAGACTGTCAAGTAAATTCTGTATTAGAATTTACTTGGGGAGAAGATCGTGTTCGATTTGAAGTACATAAAAATCCAGATGGTTGTCTATTAATATTAAAGGAATTTATTCATGAAATAAATGAACACACACCAAAAGATTTATCTGGATGGCATATATGTTTAGAAATTTTTTCTGCTGTATTAGATGGTCATGACATGGATTTTCCAAAAGATGAATGGGAAAAATGGTATAAAAGATATAAGTTAGTAATTAATAAAATCGAAAATAATGATTTAAATTAA
- the mtnN gene encoding 5'-methylthioadenosine/S-adenosylhomocysteine nucleosidase — MKRIAIVSAWEPELTYLYQYYPSHRVEKRAAWEFHFHSINELEIISVITGVGKVNCASCVQLLISEFKPERLFMTGICGSLSEKVKNGHIVVALNTLQHDVTAAGTGTDSFDLYTGRAAPIETTKYLVRQIKKVRAYDPVHFGTFISGDQRIRSTEMRYLLHTVYGAIAVDQEIAAFAYVCHVNKKPFLCLKAASDQANDKTVEEQKVFKMLACERACEYLIAFLRVYELTTSHQ, encoded by the coding sequence ATGAAACGTATTGCAATTGTATCCGCATGGGAACCAGAGCTTACATACTTGTATCAGTATTATCCAAGCCATCGTGTAGAAAAACGAGCTGCTTGGGAATTTCATTTTCATTCTATAAATGAATTAGAAATAATCTCTGTAATTACTGGTGTTGGAAAAGTGAACTGTGCTAGTTGCGTACAGTTACTAATAAGTGAATTTAAGCCTGAACGGTTATTTATGACAGGCATTTGCGGAAGTTTATCTGAGAAAGTAAAGAATGGTCATATTGTTGTTGCACTTAACACACTACAGCATGATGTAACCGCTGCGGGAACAGGAACGGATAGTTTCGATTTATATACTGGTAGAGCAGCTCCTATTGAAACAACGAAATACCTTGTAAGACAAATAAAAAAAGTGCGTGCTTATGATCCAGTACATTTTGGAACTTTCATATCCGGAGATCAGCGTATTCGCAGTACGGAAATGAGATATTTACTACATACTGTATATGGTGCAATAGCTGTTGATCAAGAAATAGCTGCTTTTGCATACGTATGTCATGTGAATAAAAAGCCTTTTCTTTGTTTGAAAGCAGCTTCAGATCAGGCAAATGATAAAACTGTAGAGGAACAAAAGGTGTTTAAAATGTTAGCCTGTGAGAGAGCATGTGAATATTTAATTGCGTTTTTACGCGTTTACGAATTAACTACATCTCATCAATAA
- a CDS encoding M3 family oligoendopeptidase, whose amino-acid sequence MQQVMPINISNIAELTKELDTLLNVSISSNQELENWLIQQSQTLNSINEQLMQHYIAFQRNTNDIKVKEAFDFDQKNVQPTLKRYKSLLDQKYYESPYRFQLDPSQFGFLDTKIQNIRSLFNEENISLEVTEDELITRYFEITGNLSSMWGGEEVNLSELRIYLQDSDRSIRQKAMTAISEKFLSVENEIQEILNQLIVLRTKKARNVGLMNYRDYMFKKYERFDYTAEQCNKFAESIRKYVVPLQEKMHKELQEKLGVDTLRPWDIHAVPADHKPLHPVKNENELIEKSKTLFAEIDSSFSALLEKMHNHLDLESRKGKAPGGFCEYLPASKLSFIFMNLTKTQDDVVVFLHEMGHCIHHDLMKDISIHQYQHLPMETAELASMTMELFTMNNWDVFYNNQEDFKQAKREQLTQIIEYLPITLIIDQFQHWLYENPTHTVEERNAKFLELSSLYNSSIVNTDGYKNWIVAQWLSVLHIFEVPFYYIEYAIAQIGALQMYKQYKENPQQALQNYKKALSLGSSKSVKTVYEAAGIRFDFSGETIKDLMCFVEEELALLEKI is encoded by the coding sequence ATGCAGCAGGTAATGCCTATTAATATTAGTAATATAGCTGAACTAACAAAAGAATTGGATACATTATTAAACGTATCAATATCTTCTAATCAAGAACTTGAGAATTGGTTAATACAACAATCACAGACTTTAAATTCTATCAATGAGCAACTCATGCAACATTATATTGCTTTTCAACGAAATACAAATGATATAAAGGTAAAAGAAGCTTTTGACTTTGATCAAAAAAATGTACAGCCTACATTAAAACGTTATAAAAGTCTACTAGATCAAAAATATTATGAATCACCCTATCGCTTCCAGTTAGATCCCTCTCAGTTTGGATTCTTAGATACAAAAATCCAAAACATTCGAAGCCTCTTTAACGAAGAAAATATTAGTTTAGAGGTTACTGAAGATGAGTTAATAACAAGATATTTTGAAATCACTGGTAATCTCTCTTCTATGTGGGGCGGTGAAGAGGTAAACCTTTCTGAATTAAGAATATATCTACAAGATTCTGATCGAAGCATTCGTCAAAAAGCGATGACTGCTATCTCTGAAAAGTTTTTATCCGTAGAGAATGAAATTCAAGAAATCTTAAATCAGTTAATTGTGCTTCGAACAAAAAAAGCTAGGAACGTTGGTTTAATGAATTATCGTGACTACATGTTTAAAAAATACGAGCGTTTTGATTATACGGCCGAACAATGCAATAAATTCGCTGAATCTATTCGTAAATACGTTGTGCCGCTTCAAGAAAAAATGCATAAAGAATTACAGGAAAAGCTTGGGGTAGATACGTTACGTCCGTGGGATATACATGCTGTACCTGCAGATCATAAACCTTTACACCCTGTAAAAAATGAAAATGAATTAATAGAAAAAAGCAAAACACTTTTCGCAGAGATTGATTCAAGTTTTTCAGCTCTTCTAGAAAAAATGCATAACCATCTAGATTTGGAAAGCAGAAAAGGGAAAGCACCTGGTGGATTCTGTGAATATTTACCCGCATCTAAGTTATCATTTATTTTTATGAATTTAACAAAAACACAAGATGATGTTGTTGTTTTCTTACATGAGATGGGTCACTGTATTCATCATGATTTAATGAAAGATATTTCGATACATCAATATCAACATTTACCAATGGAGACTGCTGAATTAGCAAGTATGACAATGGAACTATTTACAATGAACAACTGGGATGTTTTTTATAATAATCAAGAAGATTTTAAACAAGCTAAGCGAGAACAATTAACACAAATTATAGAGTATTTACCAATTACACTGATTATTGATCAATTTCAACACTGGTTGTATGAGAATCCAACTCATACTGTCGAAGAAAGAAATGCTAAGTTTTTAGAACTTTCTTCTCTATATAATTCAAGCATCGTAAATACAGATGGCTATAAAAATTGGATCGTCGCACAATGGTTATCTGTTCTACATATTTTTGAAGTACCCTTCTATTATATTGAATACGCAATTGCACAAATTGGCGCTTTACAAATGTATAAACAATATAAAGAAAACCCTCAGCAAGCATTGCAAAACTATAAAAAAGCTTTATCTTTAGGTAGTTCTAAGTCTGTAAAAACAGTATATGAAGCAGCTGGAATTCGATTTGACTTTTCTGGTGAAACAATTAAGGATTTGATGTGTTTTGTTGAAGAGGAATTAGCGTTATTAGAAAAAATATGA
- a CDS encoding SDR family oxidoreductase → MKPLQGKVAVVAGATRGAGRGIAMMLGEAGATVYVTGRSTKGNLSSMGRTETIEETAELVTKQGGKGISVRVDHTVEEDIKALFTKIQDEQNGKLDILVNDVWGGDPLTEWGKPFWEHDLHNGLLMQQRAVHSHMMTSYYSTPLMVNNKKGLVIEITDGVDYQYRGNLYYSLAKISTIHLAEAMAKDLEEHHITAVAVSPGFLRSEAMLDLFGVTEENWQEGAKKDPHFIASETPFFIGRAIAALASDSNVHNKTGKALSSWGLAREYGFKDIDGRQPDWGKYFEENVLKGQ, encoded by the coding sequence ATGAAACCATTACAAGGAAAAGTCGCAGTTGTAGCTGGTGCAACGCGTGGTGCTGGAAGAGGTATTGCAATGATGCTTGGTGAAGCAGGAGCAACTGTGTATGTAACAGGAAGAAGTACAAAGGGTAATTTATCATCAATGGGAAGAACAGAAACGATTGAAGAAACAGCAGAGCTTGTTACAAAACAAGGAGGAAAGGGGATTTCCGTACGTGTAGATCACACAGTGGAAGAGGATATTAAAGCATTATTTACAAAAATTCAAGATGAACAAAACGGCAAACTTGATATTTTAGTAAATGATGTTTGGGGCGGAGATCCGCTTACTGAATGGGGAAAACCATTTTGGGAACATGACTTACATAATGGATTACTTATGCAACAACGTGCTGTCCATTCACACATGATGACAAGTTACTATAGTACCCCCCTAATGGTGAACAATAAGAAGGGACTTGTAATTGAAATTACAGATGGTGTCGATTATCAGTACCGTGGTAACCTATATTATAGCTTAGCAAAAATCTCAACCATCCATTTGGCAGAAGCAATGGCGAAAGATTTAGAGGAACATCATATTACTGCTGTTGCGGTAAGCCCTGGATTTCTCCGTTCGGAAGCAATGTTAGATTTATTTGGTGTAACAGAAGAAAATTGGCAAGAAGGTGCAAAGAAAGATCCACACTTTATCGCATCTGAAACACCTTTCTTTATTGGTAGAGCAATCGCTGCTTTAGCAAGTGATTCGAACGTTCATAATAAAACAGGAAAAGCCCTTAGTTCTTGGGGGTTAGCGAGAGAATATGGATTTAAAGATATTGATGGAAGACAACCTGATTGGGGAAAATATTTTGAAGAGAATGTTTTAAAAGGACAATGA
- a CDS encoding N-acetylmuramoyl-L-alanine amidase family protein gives MKKRIVSVILSSAILFPTISHAQENSKQEKQNQRFQKTPAVQQQKSIHIKTELSPEIRNSDIKGNKHGIQYSNQERNTVKAPRNGWFSYNGYWYYFKNGSLYHGWLQDGGKWYFLLNGSGAMATGWYKVDGKNYYFNSSGQMQTGWVHDGVSWAYFKADGSQQTGWFQNGGYWYYLPKDKYMSTGWNHIDGKLYYFNSNGQMQTGWVHDGVGWAYMKQDGSQHVGWLKYDGKWYHFYAGYHMTRGWILLDGYYYYFDANGILQYSQKA, from the coding sequence ATGAAAAAAAGAATAGTTTCAGTTATTTTATCGTCGGCTATTTTATTTCCTACTATTTCACATGCACAGGAAAATTCTAAGCAAGAAAAACAGAATCAAAGATTTCAAAAAACACCTGCTGTACAACAGCAAAAATCAATTCATATAAAAACAGAACTTTCACCAGAAATAAGGAATAGTGATATTAAAGGAAATAAACATGGTATTCAATACTCTAACCAAGAACGTAATACGGTCAAAGCTCCAAGAAATGGATGGTTCTCTTATAATGGATACTGGTATTATTTTAAAAACGGATCGTTATATCATGGTTGGCTACAAGACGGAGGGAAATGGTATTTTTTATTGAATGGTTCCGGGGCAATGGCAACAGGATGGTATAAGGTGGATGGCAAAAACTATTATTTTAATTCCAGTGGTCAAATGCAGACAGGTTGGGTACATGACGGTGTAAGTTGGGCATATTTTAAAGCGGACGGCTCACAGCAAACTGGTTGGTTTCAAAATGGTGGGTATTGGTATTATTTACCTAAAGATAAATATATGAGTACTGGCTGGAATCACATTGATGGAAAGCTTTATTATTTTAATTCCAACGGTCAAATGCAAACAGGTTGGGTACATGATGGTGTAGGTTGGGCTTATATGAAACAAGATGGATCACAACATGTTGGATGGTTAAAATATGATGGCAAGTGGTATCATTTTTATGCAGGATATCATATGACTAGAGGTTGGATTTTATTAGATGGTTATTATTATTATTTTGATGCAAATGGTATTTTACAATATTCTCAGAAAGCTTGA
- a CDS encoding CHRD domain-containing protein, with the protein MNKIHYLMNREVNYTLSKCFLTRLTGREKVPLVKTDACGLVLFRFNTDFTGLRFKLVLNDIEILTAVHIHLGTRGENGQVVAFLFGPVTRGISVNRGVVTGIIVESDLTGPLQGMSLLELARKMEIGNSYVNAHTENHPNGEIRGQIKRF; encoded by the coding sequence ATGAATAAAATACATTATTTAATGAATAGGGAAGTGAACTATACTTTGTCTAAATGTTTTTTAACTAGATTAACAGGGCGAGAAAAAGTGCCTCTTGTAAAAACAGATGCTTGCGGTTTAGTACTATTTAGATTTAATACTGATTTTACAGGACTTCGATTTAAATTGGTGCTTAATGATATAGAAATATTGACTGCTGTTCACATTCATCTAGGGACGCGAGGCGAAAATGGTCAGGTTGTCGCATTTCTTTTTGGACCAGTAACGCGTGGTATTAGTGTCAATAGAGGAGTGGTAACGGGAATAATTGTAGAAAGTGACCTTACTGGTCCTTTACAAGGTATGTCCTTGTTAGAACTAGCAAGAAAGATGGAAATCGGCAATTCGTATGTAAACGCTCATACGGAAAACCACCCAAACGGAGAAATTCGAGGGCAAATAAAAAGGTTTTAA